The uncultured Ilyobacter sp. nucleotide sequence TAGCATTATCGTGGCATATTGCAAACCCCAGCCTTATTCCAGGAATAGCAAAAAACTTAGTCAGAGCCCTTACCACAAAAATATTCGGGTCTTTTAGGTGAGCTATGCTCTCACTATAATTCCCCTCTACAAATTCTATAAAGGCTTCATCTACCATAAGTCTTGTCCCAGACTCTCTAGCAATTGCTGCGATCTCTTCCATCTCTGATCTCGTCATAAAACGGCCAGTTGGATTGTTTGGATTGCATATCACCAGAAGGTCATAGCCTTTGTTCAGATCCTCTCGGAGTCTGACTTTGTCTAATATAAAATCCTCATTTTCTTTAAGCTGGAAGTGGTCTACCTGGCAGGAGGTCTGCATCAGAGCCCTTTCATATTCTACAAAGGTAGGATTGACAACAAGTGCTTTTTTAGGATTGAGCATTTTCATGTACAAAAATATAATCTCAGTGGCTCCATTTCCGACTAGTATATTGCCAGGAGCCATACCATTGTGTTTTGCCAAGATTTCTCTCAGTTCCACATATTCTGGATCGGGATATTTTTCAAAAATATGAAAATTTTCCCCAACCGATTTTTTCAGACTTTCAGGAAGTCCGAAGGGATTGATATTAGCACTATAGTCCAGTATCTTTTCTATTCCCTTTTCCCTTGCAAGTTTATAGATGTTTCCTCCGTGCAGTTCCATCCTACCACTCCTATACTATGAAAAATCCATGAACTCCCCAGATAATCCCCATGAAAAAGATCATCCCTATAATGGAAGCTCCGTACATCATCTTTATATTTTTTCTTATATCTTCTATGTCAAAGTCTTTGACTTTATCACCAATTGTTGGTTTTTCGTGACTCTTTCCAAAATAACTGGTAACTCCTCCAAACTGTATCCCTATGGCACCTGCCACAGCAGATTCAGGATGACCTGCATTTGGACTTGCATGCCTTAGCCTGTCTCTAAAGTAGATTCTAAAAGATGATTTGTAATCAAGCCCTAAAATCATAGCCGACAAAGGATAAAATATCATACCTGTTATTCTTGCAGGGATTAAATTCACCCAATCATCCAGCCTTGCTGAAAACCATCCAAAATCGCTGTATCTTTCATTTTTATATCCCACCATTGAATCAAGGGTATTTACACCTTTATAAGTCATACCAAAAGCCAGAGCTGCCCCTGGATTTCCAGGTAAAACCAAGGCCCCAACCATCATATAAAACATAGGTGCAATTATTCCGTCCACTGTATTTTCTGATATTGTCTCCATCACACTTCTAATTATGTTTCTCTCGTCCATGCTTCCAGTATCTCTGCTGACAAGATATGACAGTTCTTTCTTTGCTCGTTCCATATCCTTAGCTTTCAGTATGTTATATACCTTCATTCCCTCTTTTGCCAGACATCTCGTTGCAAAAATTGTATAGAGAAAATATATTTCTAAAATCTGAAACATCCCCAGGGTATAGCTTATCATAAAGGTAATTGAAAGTACCATAATAGTCAGTACTGCCCCTGAGAATCTTTTGTTTTTAAATCTATATAAAATGTTTTCAAATTTTTCAATAAGTTTTCCAATAAACTGCACCGGATGAGGCATCCAGTAGGGGTCTCCTGCTATGAGATCTATCATATAAGCGATCCCTATTTTAGCAATCACATTCAACATTCTCACCCTCTAATATCTTGTATAATTTTTCCATATCTAGATTTTCTCTTACAATATCAGCTAGCTTGTCAAACTCCCTCTCTTTAAACTCCTGAAAGTTTATAGAGTCTTTTATCTCATCAAGTCCCTTACTTTTCCTTATGTTGTTGAGAAATTTTCTTGTAAAATCACTGTTATCAAAGATTCCATGGATATATGTTCCTATTATGTTGTCCTTAAAGGCTCCGTTTATACATCTGTTCCCCTGTAAAAATACGTTGCCCTCATTTCCGTTGGTAATCCCCTGATGTATTTCATACCCTTTCACAGTCATTCCCTTTGTTCCCTCTAGATATCCTCCGTCTACAACTACTTCTCCCTCATACTGTACAGTCCTCTTGTCTGTCTTCATGACTGTCTCCATATCTAGAAGTCCTATTCCTGGGATTTCTAAAAGAGAGCTCTCTATCTTATCAGGGTCTGAAATTTTCTGACCTAACATCTGATATCCCCCACAGATTCCAAATATTATTGTTCCTTTTTTTGCAAGTCTCACTATCTTTTCGGCTATACCCTTGTCTTTGATCTCTTTCAAGTCATCGATGGTGCTCTTTGATCCTGGGATAATAATAATATCTTCATTTCCTAGCTCTTCAGCCTTTGTAACATATTTTACCGACACATCATCATAGACACTTAGTGCATCCAAATCTGTAAAGTTAGACATGTGGTTTATCCTAATTACTGAGACTCTGATATCCTTGTCACCGCTATATTTTTTAAATCTCTCTGTTACCGAATCCTCATCCTCTATATCCAATTCTGAATAAGGAAGGACACCGATAATAGGTTTATTTATCATTTTTTCCAGCTGTCTGATGCCTGGTTTCAGTATCCCCACATCACCTCGGAATTTATTTATGATTACACCCTTTACTCTCTCCCTTTCATGTTCCTCAAGGAGCATAAGTGTTCCTAGTATAGAGGCAAATACCCCTCCTCTATCTATGTCAGATACTAATATTACAGGTGAATCAGCAATTTCCGCCATCCCCATGTTTACAATGTCTCCCTCTTTGAGATTTATCTCAGCGGTACTTCCTGCCCCTTCGATTATAGATACATCGTAATTTTCTCTGATTGAACTGTATATTTTTATCAGTTCATCTTTCAGGCTAGGTTTAAACTTATGATACTCTCTTGCAGTCATATTTTTTAAAGCCTTACCGTTCAAGATTACCTGTGATTTTCTATCTGTCGTTGGTTTTAATAATATCGGGTTCATAAAAGCTTCAGGTTTTATCCCACAGGCCTCTGCCTGGACTACCTGAGCTCTACCCATCTCCTTACCATCTTCTGTGATAAAAGAGTTTAAAGCCATGTTTTGTGATTTAAAAGGACATACCGAATATCCGTCCTTATAGAGAATTCTGCATAATGCTGTTGTAACAAGACTTTTTCCCACAGAGGATGCAGTCCCTTGTACCATAATATTTTTATGCTTCTTCATATTCCATCACCTTTTTTATTATTTGGTCTATATCACCAGTTTTCCATGGATAGTTTATTTCAGGTCTTGATAAAATGACAGGTTTTACACCGCAATCGGCTGCTGCCTCTATCTTTTCTAGTTCTCCCCCTGTAGCTCCGCTTTCCTTTGTAACCACATAATTTATCTCATAATTTTTATAAATAGCTTTGTTGAAATCCTTTGAAAATGGCCCTTGTACTGCTATTATCTGCTTTGGTAGTATACCAGCTTTTTCTGCCTTTTCAAGAGACGCTTTTACAGGAAGTATTCTAAAGTAGATATTTTCCAGATTACACATACCTTTAAAATAATTCAGATTGTTGCTTCCAAGAGTTACCAGAATATTCCCTTTTAGACTTTTCAAGTACTTAGTCAGTTCGTACATAGAACTGAATTTTACTCCCTCTTCATAGGTCAGCATCTCTCTTTCAAATCTAATGTAATCGATTCCTTCAGCCTTAGAAGCCTCTATAGCATTTTGAGATACGTTTATCGCATAGGGGTGGCTGGCGTCAAGCACCAGATCCACCCTTTTTGACCTTATAAATTCACGCATCTCACCTTGATCCATAGGTTCAGATACCACATTAAGTCCTTTTAATAATTTTTTCCCGTATTCAGTGGCTGTAGATACTATTATCCCACTGTTACCAAGCCTATCTATAATATTCCTAGAATCTTTGGTACCCCCTATAATCCAGATCATAGCCTATACCTTATATCCCCTAGGAGTTATCATTTTCCCGCCTTTTATGAAAGTCTTAGAGTTTCCTACGATAACCGTTGTAAACATATTTATCTCGTGCTCCAACATATTTTCAAGGGTAGTTAGTTCATACTCCTGACCCTCTCTTCCAGTGTTTCTAACAATAGCCACCGGAGTATCCTTTTTCTTGTATTTCATCATGATCTCCCATGCTTCGACTATCTGAGTCTGTCTTCCGAAGCTTTTAGGATTATAATAAGAGATTATGAAGTCACCTTCTGAGGCAAGCTTTACCCTCTTTGTAATAAGGTCCCAGTCAGTAAGAAGGTCACTCAAACTTATAGTAGCGTGATCGTGCATTACAGGTGCTCCTACCACAGATGCCGAGGCATTTGCAGATGTTACTCCAGGTACTATTTCTACCTCTATACCGCTGTCAGCAGCCACTTCTAGCATTATCCCTGCCATACCATAGACCCCTGCATCTCCAGAGCTTATAAGAGCCACAGTTTTCCCATCCTTTGCAAACTTAAGAGTTTCCTGGCATCTTTCTATCTCTTTTTTCATTGCAGACCTAAATGTCTCCTTACCTACAAACAAATCTTCTACAAGATTTATATATGTTTTATGTCCCACGATTATGTCTGAATCTTCCATAGCCTTATAAGCTCTGAAAGTCATATTATCTTTGTTTCCAGGACCTATACCGATTACGTATATTTTACCCATCTTTTCTTATCTCCTCTTCATATAATGATACTGTTATCCCATCATGTCTCATTTTTTCAGTTACAAACTTTCCTTTAGATTCCGAGGCAAGGAAAGCACATGGAGCAGACACTGACTTGACCCCTATACTCTTTTTTACAAAATCCGATCCTTCGAAATCATCCTCAATTGGAATTATCTTTTCTCTAGGGAACACAGCTAGTTCTTTGTCATAATGTTTAACCGTTTCCAAGAGCCCTACCTCGTCTCCCTTCAAATCCACAGTTGCAAATATTCTTATGCTGTTTATGTGAAGGTTGGCCTCATCCATGGCCTTTTCCACAGCGTCTATAATATTTTCTTTAGATGTCCCCCGTCTGCACCCTATTCCCACCACGATGTTTTGTGGTATTATCTGACTCACTTTTATCTCTTTTCTGTTAGAGAGGACTATCACTCCTGCAGGATTATCTTCTGAGGTTGATACATTAGTGGGAAGCCTTAAGTTTACTTTCTCTCCCCCTACAATGAGAGAGGTTACCTCTTTGGCCTTTTCCAGACTGTCCATCTTCCCCTTTATAGCCATGGCTATGGTATCTACAGCTGTACTTCCTGACACGTCAGAGGCTGTTGAGATGACAGGTACAGCCCCTATGATATCTGCTATCCTCTGGCAGGCTGAGTTTGCACCCCCTAGATGTCCCGAGAGAAGAGAAGTCACGAAATTCCCCTCCTCATCCATGACAAGCACTCCAGGGTCGAGGTCCTTGCTCTTTATAAGAGGTGCTATTGTTCTAACCACTATACCGCTGGCCATAATGAAAAGTAGTGTCTTATACTCTGAAAAAATTTTAACAACTCCCTTTCTGAATCCCTCTTCAAGTGGAATAGTCTTATCTACAGAGTATTTAGGAAGAGTATAGACATCACAATCGATTTCCTTTGAAACTTCTATGGCTTTTTTCACAGCTTTTTCAGTGACACTAATTACAGCCCATTTCATAAGTCCAACCCCTAAATATATTTAGCTCCAAGAGCTTAAGATCTTTTTGTTCCAATCACATGAATAAAATATTTCATCTCATTCCTTAATTAATTTATTCCAGACTTTTATTCGATTAAATTCGTGACTACTATTTTTATCTTTTTCTTTCATTGTTTTAAATGCAAATCTAAACGTTATTTATTTCTGGTCTATTCCAACTCTGTATTCATGGGTAAAGTGTTTGTCGTAAAGTTTAGACTTTGAATACTCGTCTCCCATGAATCTTCCCACTAGTATCTGGGCAGTCTTTGTGATATTTGCTTCGGCTACTTTTTCAGCTATATTTTCAAGTGTTCCCTCTACAATCTTCTGGTCTTCCCATGTTGCCCTTTGAACAACTGCTATCGGTGTATCCTTTTCATAATGTGTGAGAAGCTGATTCACAACTTTATCTATCATCTGCACCGACAAGAATATTGCCATTGAAGTTTTGTGAGATGCAAGGAGTTCTAGCTTCTCTAACTCAGGAACTGGAGTTCTTCCTTCCATTCTTGTACAGATCACTGTCTGAGCAACATCTGGAAGTGTAAATTCCTTTTTTATAGCTGCTGCAGATGCCAAGAACGAGCTCACACCAGGTATTACTTCAAAATCTATATTGTGAGCTGCCAAAATATCCATCTGCTCTCTATGTGCACCGTATATTGCCGGATCTCCAGTATGTACTCTAGCTACCATCTTCCCATTTTTTACAGCTTTTATAGTTACTTCCATTACCTCATCGAGGTTCATTCCGGCACTGTTGTATATCTCGGCTCCCTCTTTATGACACTCTATTACCTGTCTTGGCACAAGAGAACCTGCATAAATTATCACATCTGCTTCAGAAACAAGTCTTTGTCCTTTTACCGTTATTAATTCCGGGTCCCCAGGACCAGCTCCTATGAAGTAAACCTTTTCCATTTTTCAATCCCACCTTTTTTTAATATCATTGTAGAGAAATAAGATATATCATCTTTTTCTATATTTTCTAAGTCATATATTATCTGCTCGTCTTCTTTACCACAGTTTGAAATTAATATTACATTGTTCATGTTTCCTGTTTCTCTAAGAGCATCCTTTAATCTTTCGAGATTTCTTACAACCTTCATAAAGATGATGTTATCTGAGCTGTCTATCTCTTTTATTATGTCCGTCTCTTTAGCAAGACCTACTACCTTCATAGACTCGTCTCCCATTACAAGCGGTACATTTACTCTGGCTGTTATCGATGCAAAAGAAGTTATTCCTGGTACAGTTTCTACCTCTACTCCCTCTTTAAGCAATTCCATTATGTACACAAAAGTGCTGTAAGTCATAGGATCTCCGATTGTCAAAAACCCTACATTTTTACCTGCCTCAAGAAGTTCATTTACTATCACTGCATTCCTTTTGTGGTCTTCCCTTCTCTCTTCCCAGCTATCCTGCATTTTAAAAGAAATTGCTACTTTTTCCACATTTTCTTTCATATATTCTTTTGCGATAGTATAAGCTGTACTTTCCCCTATATTTTTTGCCTCAGGAAGGATTACCACATCCAATTCCTTTATTTTTCTGATAGCTTTTAGCGTTATCAGTTCAGGATCTCCTACCCCTACACCGATTCCATAAAGTTTTGACATTTTTACTCTCCTCTTTTAGCAGTTATTATATAGATAGGATTTTCACCCATCATCATATTCATTGTTCCTACTTTCCTGTTTCTCGCCACAGTCATAGACACCACCTCTATATCGGCAAAACCATTTGCCTTCAGGGTATCCACGGCCCTTGATAGGGTTTCTAGCACTATGGCATTTATCACTATTACCCCGTCCTCTGCAGAATGTTTCATAAAATGATCAACTATGGTATCAAGATTACCCTTGCTTCCTCCTACAAACATCCTGTGGTATTTTACATCTGGGATATTCTCAGGAGCTAATCCGTCTATTAATTTGTAATTTTCAAGTTGAAATTTTTCTATATTCTTTTTGATTATATCTATCCCGTCAGGATTGACCTCTATACCGTATACTCTCCCTTTAGAGAGATAACCGGCGGCCTCTATACCTACAGAGCCTGTCCCTGCCCCTACATCTACAAGAATGTGATGAGGTTCTAGCTGAAGCTTAGCCACCGATACAGCCCTAACTTCCTCTTTGGTCATAGGCACACTGCCTCTTATGAATTCCTTGTCTCTTATATGCCTCACGATTCCTCACCTTTTATTATTACGACGTTGAGATCAAATTTTTTCTGAATGCTTTTTATCTCTTCTGCTTTTCCAACTGTTATACACTCATCAGAATAGGATAGGTTCTCTCCCACATAGACAGTTGCCTCTATACCGGCTTCCCAGACTTTTCTTGAGATCTCCTGAGGTGTATTGATATCATCAGTGAGGAGTCCCACCTTTCCTGACGTTTTCAGAGCCTCTATATAGTCAAACTCCCTTCCATGGACACTCTTTATCACTGCATCATGCCACTGTTCACCAATTTTAGCGAAAAAATACTGCATAGATGATATCCCGGGCACCACATCTAGTTCTGACATCTCAAAATTTTTCCTAAGATATCCTAGCATACTGTAAAACCCTGTATCTCCAGAAAGAACCACTGCAATTTTTTTCTCACTCATCTTATCTTTCATCGATTGAACAAGTTCTTTCAGGTGTCTGTCTATATAGGCTATCTCCTTCCCTGCCGTCAAATCTGAGATGCCCTCTATATTTCTTTTTCCTCCGACTACCAGGTCTGAACTTTTTATTCTTTTTTCTACCTCTGGGAGTATATAATCTCTGTTTCCAGGTCCCAGTCCCAGCACATCTATTTTCATACTGTTTCCAGCTCCTTGATTACTCTGTTAAAATTACGGCTTCTTCCCAGCTCCCCTTTTTCAAAAGAAAATAAGAGACTGGCAAACTCTATATCTTTAGCCTTGTGGCTGCATTTTTCAACTATTCTTTCACACATGATCTCGTATGTCTTTTTATTAGTTACATATTCCACAGCCTCATCTGTTGTATTTGAATCTGCTATTTTTAGAAGTGTTTCATAGTCTTCCCCTGCAAGCAAGGCACATGTGGTGAATATCTCCATTTTAGCATCACTGACCTTACTGTGAGTATGAAATATACCTCCTGCAAGCTTTACCATTTTCCCTATATGGCCCAATAAGATAACTCTTTCAAATTTCCTGTGAGCCGCCTGTTCTATCATAAAACCTGCGAAGTTACTTATTACAAACACATCTTCAATTGGAATGTCCAGGTTTTCTTTTATAAATCTCTTTCCGTAATTTCCAAAGGTAAATACAACTGTGTTTTTCTTACGTTCCTCTTTATGAAAACCAAGCTCTACAGTGAGAGAGCTCTTGTATGCCTCTTCTGACATTGGCTTTACTATTCCGCTGCTTCCTAGTACAGATATCCCGCCCATTATTCCGAGCTTGGGGTTAAATGTCATAAGAGCCTTTTCCTGTCCCTCGGGAATAAATATCTCAAGCCTCACTTTTTCACCTTCTGGAAGCACCCTCTGAACTTCCTTAAAAATCATACTTCTTGGTCCCTCGTTTATTGCAGGTTTTCCAGGAGGAACCTGAAGACCTTTTTTTGTAACCTTCCCTACTCCCTCACCACCGGTGAGCTCTACGGTTTTATCCTCGTTATAAAAACAATCTTCTTTCTCTCTATCAAGATTAGAAACCTTTTCTGCCGATACAAATATTAAAATCCCGTGAGTCACATCAGGGTCATCTCCAGCATCCTTTCGTATTGCACACACTGCCCTGTCTCTGTCAAGCTCTGTCTCTGTTATCTGCAGGTCAAGTTCCCAGCCAAAGGGTGTATCTACCTTTACAGATTCTTTGAATTTTCCTGTAAAAAGAGCTTCTACAGCTCCCTTAGCAGCAGCAGTTGCACAGCTTCCTGTGGTGTAGCCATAACGGAGTTTTTTACCGTCCTGGTAGATAAATTTATCCATATGAACAAAATTTTCCATTAGAAATCCTTTCTGTCGTACATCTGGTAAAGTATCCCATGAAGTGCTGCCACTGCAACGGTACTTCCGCCCTTTCTTCCCCTTGTGATTATATATGGTATATCCTTCATCTCTTTTAAGGCCTCTTTAGATTCAGCAGCACCTACAAAACCTACAGGAACACCGATAACCAAGGCAGGTTTTTCTACCTCTCCTTTTTCTACAAGCTCTTTTAGAGTAAAAAGTGCCGTAGGAGCGTTTCCTATCAGATATATTTTAGTCTCTGGATCCTTTGCAGCCTTTTCCATACCCACCATTGATCTAGTTACTCCTCTTTCTTTTGCTACTTTTGCAACCTCAGGATCAGAAACCATAGAGTATGGCACACATCCGAATCTCTCAAGATTTTTTTTAGACAGTCCATTTACTATCATACTAGTATCACAATATATTTTCGATCCGCTCTTTAAAGCTTCCATAGCTTTTTCTATTACACCTTCTGAAAATTCAGTTATATCGGCATATTCAAAGTCTGCTGTAGTGTGTACCAGTCTTTTTATAACAGGAGCTTGCTCTTCAGTAAAAAGCTTATTCTTCTCTCCGAGCTCTTCTGTTATTATCTCAAAACTTCTTTTTTCAATATCCATAGGTACTTTTATGTATTTCATTATCTTCTCCCTTTTTCAAAAAGTTTTTTAAAAAATTCTATGTTTCCCCAGAAGTGTACATGAGGGTACCCTGCCAGGAGATTTTTCTTGGTAAATCCACACTGCCACTTTCTTCCATTTTCCTTGGATATGTCAAAGTAACAATTTTCATCTCCCACCCTTGATATATCTGAATAGTGGAATTCGTGGGCTCTGCCCTTGAGACCATCAGCAGTCTCAAAATTTATATATCCAAACCTTCTTATGTTAAGTCGGTTTTTCATCTCTACCTCTACATCTATTAGCCCGCACATTTCGTGATAGACCCCTTCTTTGTCCTTTATCCCCTTGGAGAGATACATAAATCCGCCGCATTCTCCATAAATAGGAATATTATTTTCATAGGCATTTCTTATGGATTCCTGTGTTATTTTGTTATTTTTGAGAATCTTTCCAAAATTTTCAGGATATCCTCCCCCTAGATAAACAAATTCGCTGTTTTCTGGAATCTTTTCGTTATTGAGAGGGCTAAATCCCGTTATCTCCATCCCTGCATACTCCATTAACTCTATATTGGATTTATAATAAAAGGAAAATGCAGTATCTCTTGCTATTGCAACTTTGAGACCTTTAAACATATCTTTAATTTTATCTAAATCATAACTGCTTTCTATAACCTCATCAGTTTCTGCTGCTTCTAATATTCCCTCTAAATCTAGATACTTCTCTGCCATCTCCTTCAGAACTTCAAGTTTTTTCTTGAGATCCTCTATCTCCTCTGCCTGTCTGAGACCTAGGTGACGACTTCCCAGTTCCACCTCAGGGTTTGGAGGAAAATAACCAAAACATTTTATTCCTGTGTGTCTTTCGATACCTTCTTTCAATAGTTCATATAACCTCTCACTAGACACGTTGTTTAGTATAACCCCACCTATTTTCACTCTCGGGTCCAGAAGTTTGTAGCCTAGTACCTTTGCTGCCACACTTGTTGATGCACCCTTAGCATCTACCACCAGCATAACTGGGGTCTTTAAAAGTCTCGCCATGTGTGCACTGCTTCCGTTGTCTAGGTCATGATTTTTACCGTCATAGAGTCCCATGACACCTTCTACTATGGCAATATTTCCTTTGCTGCTTCCATCTATAAATATTTTTTTTACTGCTTCCTCTCCGCATATGAATATATCCAGATTATAAGATGGGTTTTCTGTTACAAATTCATGAAATCTTGGGTCAATATAATCCGGTCCTACCTTAAATGGTGTTACTTTATCTAAAGCGGCCATTATAGCCGTGCTTATGGTTGTCTTTCCAACTCCCGAATTGGTTCCTGCTATCAGTAATCTCTTCATAGAATATCCTCCAATAAAAAAACCTTCCTCAAGCAAGGAAGGTTAGGAATATCTCAGTCTGATCAGAATATTTTTCTGCCTCAAATCAAGCTATGCCCCCCTGTCCTCGCAGGTTAGTACATTTCTAAGATTAAGGCAGGTCTCCTGGCTTAGCTTCATCCTATAAGGTACACCCTTCCCAGAAAATATTTTCCAGTGGCAAACATACCTTAGTCAGCTTTACAGTGGCGGGACCGCGAGAGATTTTCACTCCTCTTCCCTTTTAATTCGAATTCATTCGAAACCCCAATCGTTTTATACATTATATTACAAGTCCATTATAAATCTTTTTGTATTATTTTTCAACAACTATTTAATATTTATGCTAGTTTTACTTGAAAATTTACTATATTAAAATTCAGTTTTTTTCTTTCACTAAGATTATACTTTATTATAGAAAAAGAAAACCACCTGCTCTGCAGGTGGACCCAAAATGCCGGAAGGCTATGCGTATGAAATAGAAAACCTCCTTTGATATAATCAACTTAGGTTTGCCGACCAGTTGAGATACAAAAGGAGGTTTAAATGGATAGTAATAGTTTAGCACACACAAGATGGAATTGTAAATATCACATAGTCTTTGCACCTAAGTACAGGAGAAAAGTAATCTATGGAAAGATAAAGCAAGATATTGGGCAAATACTTAGAAAACTTTGCGAGAATAAAAAAGTAGAGATACACGAAGCAAGTGCATGTAAAGATCACATACATATGCTTGTGAGCATACCGCCTAAATTGAGTGTATCTAGTTTCATGGGGTATTTAAAAGGAAAAAGTTCATTAATGATATTTGATCGACATGCAAATCTAAAATATAAGTATGGAAACAGGCACTTTTGGTGCCGCGGATACTATGTAGATACAGTAGGTCGTAACAGGAAAAGGATCGAAGATTATATTAGAAATCAGTTGCAAGAAGATATTGCAGAAGATCAATTAACATTGAAAGAATATATTGATCCTTTTACTGGAGGTAAAGTAAAAAAGAGCTAGAAACAAAGAGCTACTTGAGTAGCTAAATGAAATATTACGCGGTTGGCAAACCGTTCAGAAGGGCTTCAGCCCAATGCTGGAAAAGCGCCCTTCTAGGGCATGAGCAAACTACCACTTGAAGTGGTAGTTTTGATTATTTTGATTTTTGTTTATTTTATTTCAAAATAAATTTAATATTAAAAAATTATAGGACTTATTGTTTGGTGGTTTAATTTTAAAAAATTTTTTAAACTTTTTATAGATCTTAAACGACTAAATATTGTGAAGTGTTAAATCGAGAATATGTATTCGACAATTCTCAATTTCATAATTTTCTCCCTCATTTAAAAAACAGACCAAGCCGTGAAAAGCTTGGTCTGTTTTTTATTTTTTAATAATCAACCTCAAAATAACCTTGTAAAATCAAAATAAACTTCTTACCCCAATAAATATAAGTATAAATCCCCCTGCAAGGTTAACTGGATAATTAACAAAATAATTTGTTTTATGCCCCAAATAAATCCCCAGTAGAGAAGCTAAAGAAGTAAATATACCTATCATAGCGGTAATAATAAAAATTTCAAAATTTAATTTTAAAGATACAGAGGCTCCAATTATCAAGGCATCTATGCTCGTTGCAAAACTGAGCAAAATAAGATTAAACTCAGACTTGGTTTCTAATGTTTCTTTATTTTTGTAGTTTCTGTAAGATTCAAGTATCATCCTTACACCCAAAAATACAAGAATGAAAAAAAACATGAAATGAATAAAAACACTGGTCTTTCCAACAAATAAAAGTCTTGCTTTAAAACCTATAATGAACATTATAATTTGAAAAACTCCAAATACAGTAATAGTTTTAAAAATATCTGTAAACTTTAATTTTTCAATGGTAAATCCCTTTGTTAACGAGGCTGTAAAAACATCTAGAGTAAGGCTTATAAATATAAAGGGTAAATAAATTAATTTCATAAAACCTTCCTCCTTTGAAAAGATATATTTTCTTGATCTAAAAAACTTCAATCTTAAAATTAAGCGATTTTTCTATCAAAAAACCTCTCAGTAAGAGTAGCATCCCACCTTAACCAAGAGGTTTGAAAATATTTTTATGAATACCATTTAATATACCGTTTATTTTTTAATCCACAGCCAACTCATTGGCCTCCTCCTCGTCTTCAACGGGGATGTTGGCTCCTATCATTTTGTCATAAATGACAGTACCACCCAAGGCTCCGCATATAGGGCCTAAAATAGGAACCCAGAAATAAGGATTTGAAAGTCCACCTGTTAATGCTACAT carries:
- a CDS encoding manganese efflux pump; this translates as MKLIYLPFIFISLTLDVFTASLTKGFTIEKLKFTDIFKTITVFGVFQIIMFIIGFKARLLFVGKTSVFIHFMFFFILVFLGVRMILESYRNYKNKETLETKSEFNLILLSFATSIDALIIGASVSLKLNFEIFIITAMIGIFTSLASLLGIYLGHKTNYFVNYPVNLAGGFILIFIGVRSLF
- a CDS encoding cobyrinate a,c-diamide synthase, whose translation is MKRLLIAGTNSGVGKTTISTAIMAALDKVTPFKVGPDYIDPRFHEFVTENPSYNLDIFICGEEAVKKIFIDGSSKGNIAIVEGVMGLYDGKNHDLDNGSSAHMARLLKTPVMLVVDAKGASTSVAAKVLGYKLLDPRVKIGGVILNNVSSERLYELLKEGIERHTGIKCFGYFPPNPEVELGSRHLGLRQAEEIEDLKKKLEVLKEMAEKYLDLEGILEAAETDEVIESSYDLDKIKDMFKGLKVAIARDTAFSFYYKSNIELMEYAGMEITGFSPLNNEKIPENSEFVYLGGGYPENFGKILKNNKITQESIRNAYENNIPIYGECGGFMYLSKGIKDKEGVYHEMCGLIDVEVEMKNRLNIRRFGYINFETADGLKGRAHEFHYSDISRVGDENCYFDISKENGRKWQCGFTKKNLLAGYPHVHFWGNIEFFKKLFEKGRR
- the tnpA gene encoding IS200/IS605 family transposase gives rise to the protein MDSNSLAHTRWNCKYHIVFAPKYRRKVIYGKIKQDIGQILRKLCENKKVEIHEASACKDHIHMLVSIPPKLSVSSFMGYLKGKSSLMIFDRHANLKYKYGNRHFWCRGYYVDTVGRNRKRIEDYIRNQLQEDIAEDQLTLKEYIDPFTGGKVKKS